One window of Candidatus Peregrinibacteria bacterium genomic DNA carries:
- a CDS encoding slipin family protein, translating into MDAFIVSIMGIFSFSPFLLIALVMMVKQINAYERGVMLTMGKYTGTKQPGWRIVIPVFQRMIKVDMRVQVVDVPDQEAITKDNISIRINAVIYYKVTDAAKSFLEVQNYGWAVSQLAQTTMRNVVGEVTLDDLLKNRDDIADSIKLIVDKASDPWGVFVATVELKDVVLPEDLKRTMAKEAEAAREKRAVIINASGEKEAAKDLAAAAKMLAAAPGALHLRTLQSINDLSSDQSNTTIWMVPVEGLEALRGIGSLVKK; encoded by the coding sequence TATAATGGGTATTTTCTCGTTTTCACCATTTCTCTTGATTGCGCTAGTCATGATGGTGAAGCAGATTAATGCGTATGAGCGTGGAGTTATGCTTACTATGGGTAAGTACACCGGTACGAAGCAGCCAGGTTGGCGCATTGTTATTCCTGTTTTTCAACGTATGATTAAGGTCGATATGCGTGTGCAAGTTGTAGATGTCCCAGATCAAGAGGCTATCACGAAGGATAATATTTCTATACGAATCAATGCTGTTATTTACTACAAGGTAACAGATGCCGCTAAATCATTTTTGGAAGTACAAAATTATGGTTGGGCGGTAAGTCAGCTCGCTCAAACAACAATGCGTAATGTAGTTGGTGAAGTTACTTTGGATGATCTTCTTAAGAATCGTGATGACATTGCAGATAGTATTAAATTGATAGTAGATAAAGCTTCTGATCCATGGGGAGTTTTCGTTGCAACTGTGGAATTAAAAGATGTAGTTCTTCCTGAAGATCTAAAACGAACTATGGCAAAAGAAGCTGAAGCTGCACGTGAGAAGAGGGCGGTTATTATAAATGCGTCAGGAGAGAAAGAAGCTGCGAAAGATTTGGCTGCTGCCGCAAAAATGTTGGCAGCTGCTCCGGGAGCTCTTCATTTGCGTACTCTACAATCTATCAATGATCTTTCTTCAGATCAGTCTAATACTACGATTTGGATGGTTCCAGTCGAAGGGTTGGAGGCTCTACGAGGTATTGGATCTCTTGTAAAAAAATAG
- the lepB gene encoding signal peptidase I — protein sequence MKKTENKTLQAVFDLILNIVIIGLLVVLIRSFIVSPFQVSGPSMCDTLNFIDGACVPTGGTIGEFMLINKFSYLIGSPKRGDIIVFKPDSSEQFYIKRIIGIPGDTIKIKNNNFVYITPKDGEEMKLNETYLNSTNYGNTKVARENLRTFHVPEGKYFAMGDNRAHSSDSRRCFQSFGECQPDDPSAFISPDVISGKAFITLWPPSNMKLIRHFDYEF from the coding sequence ATGAAAAAAACTGAAAACAAAACTTTACAAGCAGTATTTGATCTAATATTGAATATTGTCATAATAGGATTACTTGTAGTTCTTATAAGAAGCTTTATTGTATCACCATTTCAAGTGAGCGGCCCTTCTATGTGTGACACTCTAAATTTCATAGATGGTGCATGCGTACCAACCGGAGGTACTATCGGTGAGTTCATGTTGATAAATAAATTCAGCTATTTAATCGGATCACCAAAACGTGGTGACATTATTGTATTCAAACCGGACAGCAGCGAACAATTTTATATAAAAAGAATCATTGGTATACCTGGAGATACAATAAAAATAAAAAATAACAATTTTGTTTACATAACTCCGAAGGACGGCGAGGAAATGAAATTAAACGAAACATATTTAAATAGCACTAATTACGGTAACACCAAAGTAGCAAGAGAAAACCTACGAACATTTCACGTCCCGGAAGGTAAATACTTCGCTATGGGAGATAACCGTGCACACTCTAGCGATTCAAGGCGTTGTTTTCAGAGCTTTGGCGAGTGTCAACCGGATGATCCATCTGCATTCATATCTCCGGATGTAATAAGTGGTAAAGCATTTATTACGCTTTGGCCACCATCAAATATGAAATTAATTCGACACTTCGATTACGAATTTTAG